One Pelotomaculum isophthalicicum JI genomic region harbors:
- the ltrA gene encoding group II intron reverse transcriptase/maturase, with amino-acid sequence MSTQLSRIAAKAKLEPKLRFTSLAHIITPEFLKETWRFMNRKGASGVDGETTAEFERDLDGRVLDIWGRLKANQYKAPPVRRVEIPKGEGKTRPLGIPTVEDRLVQRAVARILEAIFEADFLDFSYGFRPGRSPHQALRALRSHIVTKKVRHVFEADIRGYFNHINHEWLMKMIKQRIADPGIIKLTGKWLKAGVMQNGVVVRNEEGTPQGGPVSPILANIYLHYVLDLWFEKRCKKWFQGEAYLTRFADDYTVCFQYKRDAENFQILLEERMRKFGLELAPEKTRLIIFGRFARERKMEFGEKPETFDFLGFKHVCGTDNKGKFALVRIPTVKSCRKFLDRVHTWLKGHMHWKRRDQQKQLTRMLNGFYQYFALYHCKPKLDWIRQEVERQWARSLRRRSQRHKMYWCYLKSREWFKLPYAKTLHPTV; translated from the coding sequence ATGTCAACACAACTGAGCAGGATAGCAGCGAAAGCCAAACTAGAACCGAAGCTTCGCTTTACATCCCTGGCACACATAATCACGCCGGAGTTTCTTAAAGAGACATGGCGGTTTATGAATCGCAAAGGAGCAAGCGGAGTTGATGGAGAGACTACAGCAGAGTTTGAGCGCGATTTAGACGGTCGTGTCTTAGATATCTGGGGGCGCCTTAAAGCTAACCAGTACAAAGCACCGCCGGTACGGCGCGTAGAAATACCAAAAGGTGAGGGAAAGACCAGACCATTAGGAATACCCACTGTAGAGGACAGACTGGTGCAAAGAGCGGTTGCTCGGATTCTCGAAGCCATATTCGAGGCTGATTTCCTGGACTTTTCATACGGGTTCCGGCCCGGCCGAAGCCCACATCAGGCACTACGGGCACTTAGGTCACACATTGTGACAAAGAAAGTTAGGCACGTGTTTGAAGCAGACATCCGTGGCTATTTCAATCACATTAACCATGAGTGGTTGATGAAAATGATAAAACAGCGAATAGCTGACCCTGGCATTATTAAGTTGACAGGGAAATGGCTTAAAGCTGGCGTGATGCAAAACGGAGTAGTCGTGCGCAATGAGGAAGGTACGCCCCAGGGAGGGCCAGTCAGCCCAATACTGGCCAATATTTACCTGCACTACGTCCTCGACCTCTGGTTCGAGAAGCGCTGCAAGAAATGGTTTCAGGGAGAAGCATATCTAACTCGTTTTGCCGATGACTATACGGTGTGCTTTCAATACAAACGGGATGCCGAAAACTTTCAGATACTATTAGAGGAACGTATGCGTAAGTTTGGATTGGAACTGGCCCCGGAAAAGACTCGTCTAATAATCTTTGGCCGCTTTGCCAGAGAACGCAAGATGGAATTTGGCGAAAAGCCGGAAACCTTTGACTTCCTTGGCTTTAAACACGTATGTGGAACTGACAATAAAGGTAAATTTGCATTAGTTAGAATACCTACGGTAAAGAGTTGCAGGAAATTCCTGGACCGAGTTCATACCTGGCTAAAAGGGCATATGCATTGGAAGCGTAGGGACCAGCAAAAGCAGCTAACAAGAATGCTCAATGGGTTCTACCAGTACTTTGCTCTTTACCACTGCAAACCGAAGCTAGACTGGATTCGCCAGGAAGTGGAACGGCAATGGGCTAGGAGCTTGCGACGAAGGAGTCAAAGGCATAAAATGTACTGGTGTTATCTCAAAAGCCGTGAATGGTTCAAACTACCCTACGCTAAAACTCTTCATCCAACAGTTTAA
- a CDS encoding group II intron maturase-specific domain-containing protein translates to RRGYHLTRWADDWTVLCRTKAEAYNALRDATRILKDLGLNLHREKTRIIHIKWGFEFLGYKIKQGKGLKLSRDKLGSEPNKLNIYAVPKEKSVKRFMNQIRAKTKRRIPLALKEVIDWINPIIRGWGNYYRKANVRKLFNRLDRWIIRRLWSHQFKRWRNTGWKKYPRKELYEHYKLVNLVHLIPSLQLKS, encoded by the coding sequence CACGCCGGGGTTACCATCTGACCCGCTGGGCCGATGACTGGACAGTGTTATGCCGAACCAAAGCTGAAGCCTATAATGCTCTAAGAGATGCAACTCGAATATTAAAAGACTTAGGTCTCAATTTACATCGAGAGAAGACCCGAATAATACACATCAAATGGGGCTTCGAGTTTTTAGGGTATAAAATAAAGCAGGGTAAAGGTTTGAAATTGTCTAGAGATAAACTAGGAAGCGAACCAAATAAATTAAACATTTACGCAGTGCCGAAAGAAAAATCCGTTAAAAGATTCATGAATCAGATTAGAGCCAAGACCAAGCGAAGAATACCTTTAGCCCTGAAAGAAGTAATTGACTGGATAAACCCTATAATTAGAGGGTGGGGGAATTATTATCGCAAAGCCAATGTCCGTAAATTATTTAATCGACTAGACCGGTGGATTATCCGGCGGCTTTGGTCTCATCAATTCAAGCGCTGGCGGAATACTGGATGGAAGAAATATCCCAGGAAAGAATTATATGAACATTATAAATTGGTTAATCTTGTGCATTTAATTCCAAGCCTTCAGTTAAAGTCGTAA
- a CDS encoding recombinase family protein translates to MNKNIIEIPANKKESLRVAAYCRVSTPYEEQQSSLDAQVRYYIDFITNHPSWTLAEIYAEQASGTRFDNRTEFNRMMKDCRAGKIDYIITKSVSRFGRNTLPFLQGFNELVGMGITIYFEMEGLDSSDWRMRKIITAAAAVAQNESESRSADIKWGIRQSFVKGNVKLNHTNFLGYTKDEDGRLVVVEEEAKIVRLIYDLYLKGNGCRKIKSYLEKNGIKTVTGKTEWSTSTIDRILSNEKYIGTVLSQKTFVKDCLTHKQVKNNGKLPMYLIENDHEAIISKEVFEEVQRRKSS, encoded by the coding sequence ATGAACAAAAACATTATTGAAATTCCGGCAAACAAAAAAGAGAGCCTGCGCGTTGCCGCTTATTGCAGAGTCAGCACACCCTATGAAGAACAGCAGAGCAGCTTGGATGCGCAGGTTCGGTACTATATAGATTTCATTACCAATCATCCTAGCTGGACGCTTGCGGAAATCTACGCGGAACAGGCTTCCGGTACCCGATTTGACAACCGGACGGAATTTAATCGAATGATGAAAGACTGCCGTGCCGGAAAGATAGACTACATCATAACGAAGTCAGTCAGCCGTTTCGGGCGCAACACTCTTCCTTTCTTACAGGGTTTTAATGAACTTGTAGGCATGGGAATCACCATTTATTTTGAAATGGAAGGTCTTGATTCCTCAGATTGGCGAATGAGGAAAATCATTACCGCAGCTGCGGCGGTTGCACAGAATGAAAGTGAATCCAGAAGCGCGGATATCAAATGGGGAATCCGACAGAGCTTTGTAAAAGGCAATGTCAAGTTGAATCATACAAATTTCCTTGGCTATACAAAAGATGAAGATGGGAGATTGGTTGTTGTTGAAGAGGAAGCTAAAATCGTCCGGCTCATTTATGACTTATACTTGAAAGGCAATGGCTGCCGTAAGATCAAATCTTATCTTGAAAAGAATGGCATCAAGACTGTAACTGGTAAAACGGAATGGAGCACATCCACCATTGATCGGATTCTCTCTAACGAGAAGTACATTGGCACAGTGCTGTCGCAGAAAACTTTTGTAAAGGATTGCCTGACTCATAAGCAGGTAAAAAATAATGGCAAACTGCCCATGTATCTCATTGAGAATGACCACGAAGCTATCATCAGCAAAGAGGTTTTCGAGGAAGTGCAACGTAGGAAGTCTTCATAA